One Avibacterium avium genomic window carries:
- the narQ gene encoding nitrate/nitrite two-component system sensor histidine kinase NarQ, with amino-acid sequence MKNKKHSVATKIANYLLLIIIFAAFISLLSLIVMQSNKSDAELINVSGSLRMQSYRILYEIEHEPQLVAENLQQYRATLYSSTLADINQQFFVPSDVKQAYKNLVARWEIMEVYAKQLDYQAYQKEVKNYVEQVDQFVYNLQEFAEKKHDFAVLFILFTMLSIVAMVSYVVWFTKKQMVRPLEKLALASTQVQIGQFNHIPLDVNNDDEIGRLSSVFTQMASDLQKLYAGLEEKVNEKTQKLSQANRSLSMLYQCSQLVTTNNIDPTVLKQVLNQIKVNEHLRYIELSVYGAEHWHIYLGENDANFSLQKTDLCVEGDKLGTLYWQAGLPCPDLRTMHNVSQMLSRSLYFHHTQRQQQQLLLMEERSIIARELHDSLAQVLAYLQIQLTLLKHNLNKEGEQNKEKSLTIIKDFEQALNDGYVQLRELLATFRLTVQEANLQLALEQVIDSLRNQTEMKMRVECSLPSHTFNAQQLVHALQIVREAALNAIKHSQGTEIEVIAHTNDDGEYELLVRDNGVGIPSLDEPAGHYGLNIMNERSAQLNAILRINNRPEGGTEVKITLPNKL; translated from the coding sequence GTGAAAAATAAAAAACATTCGGTAGCGACAAAAATCGCCAATTATTTATTGCTCATTATCATCTTTGCCGCATTCATCAGCTTGCTCAGTTTGATTGTGATGCAAAGTAACAAATCTGATGCGGAATTAATCAATGTATCGGGTTCATTGCGAATGCAAAGTTATCGCATTTTATATGAAATTGAACACGAACCGCAGTTGGTGGCAGAAAATTTACAACAATACCGCGCGACCTTATATTCCAGCACCTTAGCGGATATTAACCAGCAATTTTTCGTACCTTCTGATGTAAAACAGGCTTATAAAAACTTGGTTGCACGTTGGGAAATAATGGAAGTTTATGCCAAGCAATTAGACTACCAAGCCTATCAAAAAGAAGTGAAAAATTATGTTGAGCAAGTCGATCAATTTGTTTATAACTTGCAAGAGTTTGCGGAGAAAAAGCACGATTTTGCGGTGTTATTTATTCTTTTCACAATGTTGTCGATTGTTGCAATGGTGTCTTATGTGGTGTGGTTTACCAAAAAGCAAATGGTTCGCCCACTGGAAAAATTAGCCTTAGCAAGTACACAGGTCCAAATTGGACAGTTTAATCATATTCCCCTTGATGTGAATAACGATGACGAAATCGGGAGACTTTCTTCCGTATTTACCCAAATGGCCAGTGATTTGCAAAAGCTCTATGCTGGGCTGGAAGAAAAAGTGAATGAAAAAACGCAAAAACTCAGCCAAGCCAACCGCTCTTTATCAATGCTTTATCAATGTTCTCAATTAGTTACCACCAATAATATTGATCCTACGGTGCTAAAGCAGGTGCTAAACCAAATTAAAGTGAATGAGCATTTACGCTATATTGAATTGAGCGTTTACGGCGCGGAGCATTGGCATATTTATTTAGGCGAAAATGATGCGAACTTCTCTTTACAAAAAACCGATCTTTGCGTGGAGGGAGATAAACTTGGCACGCTATATTGGCAAGCAGGCTTACCTTGCCCAGATTTGCGCACAATGCACAACGTGTCGCAAATGTTGAGCCGTTCGCTTTATTTCCATCATACACAACGCCAGCAACAACAGCTCTTATTAATGGAAGAGCGGTCAATTATTGCGCGAGAATTACACGATTCTTTAGCACAAGTGCTGGCCTATCTGCAAATTCAGCTCACTTTGTTGAAGCACAATTTGAATAAAGAAGGCGAGCAAAATAAGGAAAAAAGCCTAACGATTATTAAAGATTTCGAGCAGGCCTTGAATGACGGCTATGTTCAACTGCGCGAATTGCTCGCCACTTTCCGCTTAACGGTGCAAGAAGCCAATTTACAACTCGCTCTTGAACAAGTGATCGATTCTTTACGCAATCAAACAGAAATGAAAATGCGCGTGGAATGCAGTTTGCCGTCCCACACTTTCAATGCGCAACAGCTAGTACACGCCTTGCAAATTGTGCGTGAAGCGGCGTTAAACGCGATTAAACATTCCCAAGGCACGGAAATCGAAGTGATTGCACACACCAATGATGACGGTGAATATGAGTTGTTAGTGCGCGATAACGGCGTGGGCATTCCAAGCCTTGATGAGCCTGCGGGGCATTACGGTTTGAATATAATGAATGAACGTAGCGCCCAACTCAATGCTATACTACGCATCAATAATCGTCCTGAAGGCGGCACAGAAGTGAAAATCACGCTGCCGAATAAATTATAG
- the napF gene encoding ferredoxin-type protein NapF has translation MSETALPRRRFLRGEFLHSLQSETVKVQGFQGVRPPWAVSEARFIQHCTTCGDCVKVCETQILVQGQGGFPEVQFDKGECTFCQKCVDVCQQPVFRPVSEVAWRHKIDITNECLTQKQVECRACQDSCEMRAIRFVPQLGKVAQPSLNLADCNGCGACISACPVSAIKLDYPQE, from the coding sequence ATGTCAGAAACCGCATTACCTAGACGCCGTTTTTTGCGTGGAGAGTTTCTGCATTCATTACAAAGCGAAACGGTAAAAGTACAAGGTTTTCAGGGCGTGCGTCCACCTTGGGCGGTGAGTGAAGCGCGATTTATTCAACACTGCACCACTTGTGGCGATTGTGTTAAAGTCTGCGAAACGCAGATTTTAGTGCAAGGGCAAGGCGGATTTCCTGAAGTGCAGTTTGATAAAGGTGAATGTACCTTTTGTCAAAAATGCGTGGACGTGTGCCAGCAGCCTGTTTTTCGCCCAGTCAGTGAAGTGGCTTGGCGGCATAAAATTGACATTACCAATGAATGCTTAACGCAAAAACAGGTGGAATGTCGTGCCTGCCAAGACAGTTGTGAAATGCGTGCGATTCGTTTTGTGCCGCAGCTTGGTAAGGTGGCGCAACCAAGCCTGAACTTGGCGGATTGTAATGGTTGCGGTGCGTGCATTAGTGCCTGCCCAGTTTCTGCGATTAAACTTGATTATCCACAGGAATAA
- a CDS encoding chaperone NapD: MSEQEIIPMDKAEEWHVCGVIVQCNPQKIEKIKTALLALPYAEVPAEDVEKGKLVVVMQSHDQHLLLEQMEQARNIDGVITVSLVYHQQDDGNDE, encoded by the coding sequence ATGTCAGAACAAGAAATTATCCCAATGGATAAAGCGGAAGAATGGCACGTTTGTGGCGTGATTGTTCAATGTAATCCGCAAAAAATTGAAAAAATTAAGACCGCACTTTTAGCGCTGCCTTATGCTGAAGTGCCTGCCGAAGATGTAGAAAAAGGCAAGTTGGTGGTGGTGATGCAATCTCACGATCAACATCTTTTGCTCGAACAAATGGAGCAAGCGCGCAATATTGATGGCGTGATTACGGTATCTTTGGTCTATCATCAACAAGATGATGGCAATGATGAATAA
- the napA gene encoding nitrate reductase catalytic subunit NapA, which translates to MNLSRRDFMKANAAAAAAAVAGLSIPVKNVEAAQDNSIKWDKGVCRFCGTGCGVLVGTQNGRVVASQGDPDAEVNRGLNCIKGYFLPKIMYGKDRLTQPMLRMKDGKYDKNGEFTPVTWDTAFKTMKEKFLNAMKERGPNGVGMFTSGQSTIFEGYAKAKLWKAGFRSNNIDPNARHCMASAAVAFLRTFGIDEPMGCYDDIEHAEAFVLWGSNMAEMHPILWSRISDRRLSNPDVKVAVLSTFEHRSFELADNGMVFTPQADLVILNYIINYLIQNDAINWDFVNKHTKFKRGETDIGYGLRDSDPRQKAAKNANSGKMYDSNFEELKALVSEYTLEKAHEMSGVPKDQLESLAQLYADPKRKVVSFWTMGFNQHTRGVWANHLIYNIHLLTGKISIPGCGPFSLTGQPSACGTAREVGTFIHRLPADMVVTKPEHRAIAEKTWKIPAGTITDKLGYHAVAQSRALKDGKMRVLWQMCTNNMQGGPNINEETFPGWRNPENFIVVSDPYPTVSALAADLMLPTAMWVEKEGAYGNAERRTQVWRQQVKAPGEAKSDLWQLVEFSKYFTTDEVWPAELLNANPEFKGKTLYEVLYRNGNVDKYSNAELNDRLNDEAYDFGFYIQKGLFEEYASFGRGHGHDLAEYDLYHKARGLRWPVVEGKETLWRYREGYDPYVKSGEEVSFYGQPDKRAVILAVPYEPPAEVPDEEYDLWLSTGRVLEHWHTGTMTRRVPELHRSFPNNVVWMHPNDAKKRGLRHGDKIKVSSRRGEIISYVDTRGRNKCPEGLVFTTFFDAGQLVNKLTLDATDPISKETDFKKCAVKVEKA; encoded by the coding sequence ATGAATTTAAGTCGCCGAGACTTTATGAAAGCCAATGCAGCCGCCGCTGCAGCAGCTGTCGCTGGATTAAGCATTCCAGTGAAAAACGTGGAAGCCGCACAGGATAACAGTATCAAATGGGACAAAGGTGTTTGTCGCTTCTGTGGTACAGGTTGTGGCGTATTAGTGGGAACACAAAACGGACGCGTTGTGGCATCACAAGGTGATCCAGATGCAGAAGTAAACCGTGGTTTGAACTGTATTAAAGGTTACTTCTTGCCGAAAATTATGTACGGAAAAGACCGTTTAACCCAACCAATGTTGCGTATGAAAGACGGCAAGTACGACAAAAATGGTGAATTTACCCCTGTTACTTGGGATACTGCGTTCAAAACAATGAAAGAGAAATTCTTAAACGCAATGAAAGAACGTGGCCCGAATGGCGTGGGAATGTTCACTTCTGGACAAAGCACCATTTTTGAAGGTTATGCCAAAGCGAAACTTTGGAAAGCAGGTTTCCGTTCTAACAATATCGATCCAAATGCGCGCCATTGTATGGCCTCTGCCGCGGTGGCATTTTTGCGTACCTTTGGTATTGATGAGCCAATGGGCTGTTATGATGACATTGAACACGCCGAAGCCTTTGTTTTATGGGGTTCAAATATGGCGGAAATGCACCCAATTTTATGGTCGCGTATTTCTGATCGCCGTTTATCTAACCCTGATGTAAAAGTGGCCGTGCTTTCTACCTTTGAACACCGCAGCTTTGAGCTAGCAGATAACGGTATGGTGTTCACACCGCAAGCTGACTTGGTGATTCTCAACTACATCATCAACTATCTCATTCAAAACGATGCCATTAACTGGGATTTCGTGAATAAACATACCAAATTCAAACGTGGTGAAACCGACATTGGTTATGGCTTGCGTGATAGCGATCCGCGTCAAAAAGCAGCGAAAAATGCCAATAGCGGTAAAATGTACGACAGTAACTTTGAAGAACTCAAAGCGCTTGTGTCTGAATATACCCTTGAGAAAGCCCACGAAATGTCTGGAGTGCCAAAAGATCAATTAGAAAGTTTGGCGCAGCTTTATGCCGATCCAAAACGCAAAGTGGTGTCTTTCTGGACAATGGGCTTTAACCAACATACCCGCGGTGTATGGGCAAACCACTTGATTTACAACATTCACTTATTAACCGGTAAAATTTCTATCCCAGGTTGTGGCCCATTCTCCTTAACCGGTCAGCCATCTGCTTGTGGTACAGCGCGTGAAGTGGGGACATTTATCCACCGTTTACCGGCAGATATGGTGGTTACCAAGCCAGAACATCGTGCAATTGCAGAGAAAACTTGGAAAATCCCAGCTGGCACGATCACAGATAAATTAGGCTATCACGCCGTGGCACAAAGCCGTGCGTTAAAAGACGGCAAAATGCGTGTGTTATGGCAAATGTGTACGAACAATATGCAAGGTGGCCCAAACATCAACGAAGAAACTTTCCCAGGCTGGCGTAACCCTGAAAACTTCATCGTGGTTTCCGATCCATACCCAACAGTATCAGCCTTAGCGGCGGACTTAATGTTACCAACCGCAATGTGGGTGGAAAAAGAAGGGGCTTATGGTAACGCAGAGCGCCGCACACAAGTATGGCGTCAGCAAGTAAAAGCACCGGGCGAAGCGAAATCTGACTTATGGCAATTAGTGGAATTTTCTAAATACTTCACCACTGATGAAGTATGGCCAGCAGAGCTTTTAAATGCGAACCCAGAATTTAAAGGCAAAACCTTATACGAGGTGTTATACCGCAACGGTAATGTAGATAAATATTCTAACGCTGAACTCAATGATCGTCTTAACGATGAAGCTTACGATTTCGGCTTCTACATTCAAAAAGGCTTGTTTGAAGAATATGCGTCATTTGGTCGCGGCCACGGCCACGATTTAGCCGAATACGATCTTTACCACAAAGCGCGCGGTTTACGTTGGCCAGTGGTAGAGGGCAAAGAAACCCTATGGCGTTACCGTGAAGGTTACGATCCTTATGTGAAATCAGGCGAAGAAGTGTCTTTCTATGGTCAGCCAGATAAACGTGCGGTGATTTTAGCCGTGCCTTATGAGCCACCTGCAGAAGTGCCTGATGAAGAATACGATTTATGGTTATCCACTGGCCGTGTGTTAGAACACTGGCATACAGGGACAATGACTCGCCGAGTGCCTGAATTACACCGTTCATTCCCGAACAATGTAGTTTGGATGCACCCGAACGATGCGAAAAAACGTGGTTTACGCCACGGTGATAAGATCAAAGTCTCATCACGCCGTGGGGAAATTATTTCCTATGTGGATACCCGTGGACGTAATAAATGTCCTGAAGGTTTAGTTTTCACCACCTTCTTTGATGCTGGCCAGTTGGTAAATAAATTAACTTTAGATGCCACTGACCCAATTTCAAAAGAAACGGACTTCAAAAAATGTGCCGTTAAAGTGGAAAAAGCCTAA
- the napG gene encoding ferredoxin-type protein NapG, whose product MKKLTQTPERRKFFKDAARTAGGLAGLGILLGLQQEQSLARQGVALRPPFAIEDEKKFSAACIRCGQCVQACPYEMLHLASLLSPMEAGTPYFIARDKPCEMCEDIPCAKACPSGALDSTQDNINDSRMGLSVLLDHETCLNWQGLRCDVCYRVCPLIDKAITLEMQRNDRTGKHAVFIPTVHSDACTGCGKCEEACVLEEAAIKVLPLSLAKGMLGKHYRLGWEEKEKAGHSLAPDDIISLPVRKPEGF is encoded by the coding sequence ATGAAAAAATTAACCCAAACACCGGAACGCCGTAAATTTTTTAAGGACGCAGCTCGCACCGCGGGCGGATTAGCAGGCCTTGGCATTTTACTCGGTCTTCAACAAGAGCAAAGCCTTGCGCGTCAAGGCGTGGCATTACGTCCACCCTTTGCCATTGAAGATGAGAAAAAATTCTCCGCCGCCTGCATTCGTTGCGGACAATGTGTGCAAGCCTGCCCTTATGAAATGTTGCACCTTGCTTCCTTGCTTTCGCCAATGGAAGCTGGCACACCTTATTTCATCGCACGGGATAAACCTTGCGAAATGTGTGAAGATATTCCTTGTGCAAAAGCCTGTCCGAGCGGGGCGTTAGATTCCACACAGGATAATATTAACGATTCCCGAATGGGCTTATCGGTGCTGTTAGATCACGAAACTTGCCTAAACTGGCAAGGTTTACGCTGTGATGTGTGTTATCGCGTTTGTCCGCTTATCGACAAAGCCATCACCTTAGAAATGCAGCGTAATGATCGTACGGGCAAGCACGCGGTGTTTATTCCAACGGTACATTCCGATGCCTGTACAGGTTGCGGAAAATGTGAAGAAGCCTGCGTACTGGAAGAGGCCGCGATTAAAGTATTACCGCTATCCTTGGCGAAAGGAATGTTGGGTAAACATTATCGCCTTGGTTGGGAAGAAAAAGAAAAGGCAGGGCATTCCCTTGCACCTGACGATATTATTTCTTTACCCGTACGCAAACCGGAGGGCTTTTAA
- the napH gene encoding quinol dehydrogenase ferredoxin subunit NapH — protein MANSPKYAGREAREKLGLWRANRFLFWRRLTQLSILAMFLSGPWLGVWILRGNYSGSLFLDLIPMSDPLITAESLATGHLPNFTTLLGAGIVIALYALLGSKVFCGWVCPLNLVTDCAAWLRRKLGIRQNAKIPRGLRYGILLMILIGSALSGIMLWEWINPVSAFGRALIYGFGATTWLILAIFLFDLLIAEHGWCGHLCPIGATYGLIGAKSIARIKVIDRARCDNCMDCYNICPEPQVLRSPLHGKKDESLLVLSKDCISCGRCIDVCAENVFTFTTRFNHSGE, from the coding sequence ATGGCAAATTCACCGAAATATGCAGGTAGAGAAGCAAGAGAAAAGCTGGGCTTGTGGCGCGCTAATCGCTTTTTATTTTGGCGGCGTTTAACTCAGTTAAGCATTCTCGCAATGTTTCTGAGCGGCCCTTGGCTTGGTGTATGGATTCTGCGTGGTAATTATAGCGGTAGCTTATTTTTAGATTTAATTCCAATGAGCGATCCACTCATCACCGCAGAAAGCCTTGCAACGGGTCATTTGCCTAACTTCACCACCTTACTGGGTGCTGGCATTGTGATCGCCCTTTATGCCTTATTGGGAAGCAAAGTGTTTTGCGGTTGGGTGTGTCCGTTAAATCTGGTTACCGACTGTGCGGCTTGGTTAAGACGTAAATTAGGTATTCGTCAAAATGCCAAAATTCCGCGTGGCTTACGCTACGGTATTTTATTGATGATTCTCATCGGCAGTGCGTTAAGTGGCATTATGTTGTGGGAATGGATCAATCCTGTGAGCGCATTTGGACGCGCCTTAATTTATGGTTTCGGTGCAACCACCTGGTTAATTTTAGCTATATTTTTATTTGATTTATTGATTGCAGAGCACGGCTGGTGCGGGCATTTATGCCCTATCGGTGCGACCTATGGCTTAATTGGCGCCAAAAGCATTGCGCGCATTAAAGTGATTGATCGCGCACGCTGTGATAATTGTATGGATTGCTACAACATTTGCCCTGAACCGCAAGTGTTGCGCAGCCCACTGCACGGCAAAAAAGACGAAAGCCTGCTCGTGCTTTCTAAAGATTGTATCAGTTGCGGACGTTGCATTGATGTTTGTGCTGAAAATGTATTTACTTTTACCACTAGATTTAATCATTCGGGGGAATAA
- a CDS encoding nitrate reductase cytochrome c-type subunit yields the protein MIKKTLLILTALFATSVMAAEDKIDNYLQGAAEDVKPAFHNVPKQSELPPLNYVNQPPTIPHSVKNYQVTKNVNQCLNCHSVEASRITGATRISPTHFMDRNGNIVGGETSPRRYFCLQCHVSQSDVEPIVPNEFKPIKGYGE from the coding sequence ATGATTAAAAAAACCTTATTAATTTTAACCGCACTTTTTGCCACCAGCGTAATGGCTGCGGAAGACAAAATCGACAACTATCTGCAAGGGGCGGCCGAAGATGTGAAACCAGCTTTTCACAATGTACCAAAACAAAGTGAGCTACCACCACTTAACTATGTGAATCAGCCGCCAACGATTCCACATAGCGTGAAAAATTATCAAGTCACGAAAAATGTGAATCAGTGCTTAAACTGCCACAGTGTGGAAGCTTCTCGCATTACTGGTGCAACACGCATTAGCCCAACACACTTTATGGATCGTAATGGTAATATCGTAGGTGGTGAAACCTCACCACGCCGTTATTTCTGCTTACAGTGCCACGTTTCACAATCTGATGTTGAGCCAATCGTGCCAAATGAATTCAAACCGATAAAAGGTTACGGAGAATAA
- a CDS encoding cytochrome c3 family protein, protein MLKLIKKFWHWFRSPSRIAVGVLITLSFIAGIIFWGGFNTALEHTNTEEFCSSCHMNDVVPEYRQSVHYVNRTGVKATCADCHLPHEFIPKWVRKIKAATEVYAHITGKVDTKEKFEAARLEMAEREWARMKANNSQECRNCHNFDAMDFTLQKGVAEKMHTMAIKDGKTCIDCHKGIAHHLPNMKDVKSGFLPPEKAE, encoded by the coding sequence ATGTTGAAATTAATCAAGAAGTTTTGGCATTGGTTTCGTTCACCAAGCCGTATTGCCGTGGGCGTGCTAATCACCCTTTCTTTCATTGCGGGGATTATTTTCTGGGGCGGTTTTAACACCGCGCTGGAACACACCAATACGGAAGAGTTTTGTTCTAGCTGCCATATGAACGATGTGGTGCCTGAATATCGTCAATCTGTGCATTATGTCAATCGCACTGGGGTAAAAGCCACTTGTGCGGATTGCCACTTACCACACGAATTTATTCCTAAGTGGGTGCGTAAAATCAAAGCAGCAACAGAAGTTTATGCGCATATTACAGGTAAAGTGGATACCAAAGAAAAATTTGAAGCGGCACGTTTAGAAATGGCAGAGCGTGAATGGGCAAGAATGAAAGCCAATAATTCACAAGAATGCCGCAACTGTCATAATTTTGATGCAATGGATTTCACTTTGCAAAAAGGCGTAGCAGAAAAAATGCACACAATGGCAATTAAAGACGGCAAAACCTGTATTGATTGCCATAAAGGGATTGCTCACCACTTGCCAAATATGAAAGACGTGAAATCTGGCTTTTTACCACCAGAAAAAGCAGAATAA
- the pnp gene encoding polyribonucleotide nucleotidyltransferase: MNPIVKQFKYGQHTVTLETGAIARQATAAVMASMDDTSVFVTVVAKKDVKEGQDFFPLTVNYQERTYAAGRIPGGFFKREGRPSEGETLVARLIDRPIRPLFPEGFFNEIQIVATVVSVNPQISPDLVAMIGASAALTLSGVPFNGPIGAARVGFIDGQFVLNPTTNEQKQSRLDLVVAGTDKAVLMVESEADILTEEQMLAAVVFGHQQQQVVIEAIKEFAQEAGKPRWDWQPPAPDTALIDKVKALAESRLGDAYRITEKQARYEQIDAIKADVVSQLTAEDEALSEGKIVDILTALESQIVRSRILNGEPRIDGRTVDTVRALDICTGVLPRTHGSAIFTRGETQALAVATLGTERDAQIIDELTGEKTDHFLFHYNFPPYSVGETGMIGSPKRREIGHGRLAKRGVAAVMPSLSEFPYVVRVVSEITESNGSSSMASVCGASLALMDAGVPIKAAVAGIAMGLVKEDEKFVVLSDILGDEDHLGDMDFKVAGTREGVTALQMDIKIEGITPEIMQIALNQAKGARMHILGVMEQAIPAPRAEISDFAPRIHTMKIDPKKIKDVIGKGGAVIRALTEETGTSIDIDDDGTVKIAAVDNNAVKEVMARIEDITAEVEAGAIYQGKVTRLADFGAFVSLVGNKEGLVHISQIADERVEKVSDYLSVGQEVSVKVVEIDRQGRIRLTMKDIAPKQEAAPTEEVVVAVSEQE, encoded by the coding sequence GTGAATCCAATTGTTAAACAATTTAAATATGGTCAGCACACGGTAACCTTAGAAACCGGTGCAATCGCCCGTCAAGCCACAGCGGCAGTGATGGCGAGTATGGACGACACTAGCGTGTTCGTAACAGTGGTAGCGAAAAAAGACGTTAAAGAAGGGCAAGATTTCTTCCCATTAACCGTAAACTACCAAGAGCGTACTTACGCAGCAGGACGTATCCCAGGTGGGTTCTTTAAACGTGAAGGCCGCCCTTCTGAAGGGGAAACCTTAGTGGCGCGTTTAATCGACCGTCCAATCCGTCCATTATTCCCTGAAGGATTTTTCAACGAAATTCAAATCGTGGCAACCGTGGTTTCGGTAAACCCACAAATTAGCCCAGATTTAGTGGCGATGATCGGTGCTTCAGCCGCACTTACTCTTTCTGGCGTGCCATTTAATGGCCCGATCGGCGCAGCACGCGTTGGCTTTATTGATGGTCAATTCGTCTTAAATCCAACCACTAACGAACAAAAACAAAGCCGTTTAGACTTAGTGGTAGCGGGGACAGATAAAGCCGTATTAATGGTGGAATCTGAAGCAGATATTTTAACCGAAGAACAGATGTTGGCTGCGGTGGTATTTGGTCATCAGCAACAACAAGTGGTGATTGAAGCCATTAAAGAATTTGCCCAAGAAGCAGGAAAACCACGTTGGGATTGGCAGCCACCAGCACCAGATACGGCATTAATTGATAAAGTTAAAGCCCTTGCGGAAAGCCGTTTAGGCGATGCTTATCGTATCACCGAAAAACAAGCGCGTTATGAGCAAATTGATGCAATTAAAGCAGACGTGGTAAGCCAATTAACCGCTGAAGATGAAGCCCTGAGCGAAGGAAAAATCGTTGATATTCTGACCGCACTTGAAAGCCAAATCGTGCGTTCACGCATTTTAAACGGTGAGCCGCGTATCGATGGCCGTACCGTAGATACCGTGCGCGCATTAGACATTTGCACAGGCGTGTTACCGCGCACACACGGTTCTGCGATTTTCACCCGTGGTGAAACACAGGCCTTAGCGGTGGCAACCTTAGGGACAGAACGTGATGCACAAATCATTGACGAATTAACCGGTGAAAAAACAGATCACTTCTTATTCCACTACAACTTCCCGCCATATTCAGTGGGTGAAACGGGTATGATCGGCTCACCAAAACGCCGCGAAATCGGTCACGGTCGCTTAGCAAAACGCGGTGTAGCTGCGGTAATGCCAAGCTTGAGCGAATTCCCTTATGTGGTACGTGTGGTGTCTGAAATCACCGAATCTAACGGTTCATCATCAATGGCATCGGTATGTGGCGCATCATTAGCCTTAATGGACGCAGGTGTACCAATTAAAGCCGCTGTTGCGGGTATCGCAATGGGCTTAGTAAAAGAAGATGAAAAATTTGTTGTGCTTTCTGACATTTTAGGTGATGAAGATCACTTAGGTGATATGGACTTCAAAGTAGCGGGAACACGAGAAGGGGTTACTGCACTACAAATGGACATCAAAATTGAAGGGATTACCCCTGAAATTATGCAAATTGCCCTTAACCAAGCAAAAGGCGCGAGAATGCACATTCTTGGTGTGATGGAACAAGCTATTCCTGCACCGCGTGCGGAAATTTCTGACTTCGCACCGCGTATTCACACAATGAAAATCGATCCGAAGAAAATCAAAGATGTGATCGGTAAAGGTGGTGCAGTAATTCGTGCCTTAACGGAAGAAACTGGCACGTCTATTGATATTGATGATGACGGTACAGTGAAAATCGCCGCGGTAGATAACAATGCAGTGAAAGAAGTGATGGCGCGTATTGAAGACATCACTGCGGAAGTAGAAGCTGGTGCAATCTATCAAGGTAAAGTAACTCGCCTTGCCGATTTCGGTGCGTTCGTTTCCTTAGTTGGCAATAAAGAAGGCTTGGTTCACATTTCACAAATCGCTGATGAACGTGTAGAAAAAGTCAGTGATTACTTAAGCGTGGGTCAAGAAGTTAGCGTGAAAGTAGTTGAAATTGATCGCCAAGGCCGTATCCGCTTAACAATGAAAGATATTGCTCCAAAACAAGAGGCAGCACCAACAGAAGAAGTTGTGGTTGCAGTGAGTGAGCAAGAATAA
- the nlpI gene encoding lipoprotein NlpI translates to MQCNWRINSFRLFSIWCVALLLVGCVNSQPFMANNKLIIAEQTPNSHIEQEIMVARISQVLQIGRIDKKERAALHFERGVLYDALGLWGLARYDFLQSLIFQPKNAALYNYLGVYQLINEDYDEALEAFNAALELNPNDEYSLFNRGLGFYYIARYPLAQKDLAQFYQQDKSDAYRALWLYLNELETHPKKAKQQLAQQAPTLSQKQWGSYIVQYYLGQLSLTELQQQGVEFAEKQKMPYAEVLTETYFYLAKQQLNLGQREKAETLFKLAIANQVYNFVEYRFAVLELAKLKRTQAQ, encoded by the coding sequence ATGCAATGTAATTGGCGTATAAACTCTTTCAGATTGTTCTCAATCTGGTGTGTTGCCTTATTACTTGTAGGCTGTGTCAATTCGCAACCATTTATGGCAAATAATAAATTGATTATTGCGGAGCAGACGCCGAATAGCCACATTGAGCAAGAAATAATGGTTGCTCGTATTAGCCAAGTATTGCAAATTGGCAGAATTGATAAAAAAGAACGTGCTGCCTTACATTTTGAACGAGGCGTGTTGTATGACGCCCTTGGGCTTTGGGGGTTAGCGCGTTATGACTTTTTACAGTCTTTAATTTTTCAGCCAAAAAACGCCGCACTTTATAATTATTTGGGCGTCTATCAGCTTATCAATGAAGATTATGATGAAGCACTAGAAGCATTTAATGCGGCATTGGAATTAAATCCAAACGATGAATATAGCCTATTTAATCGTGGATTAGGTTTTTATTATATAGCGCGTTACCCACTTGCACAGAAAGATTTAGCGCAGTTTTATCAACAAGATAAAAGTGATGCTTACCGTGCATTGTGGTTATATCTCAATGAACTAGAAACCCATCCTAAAAAGGCTAAACAGCAGTTAGCACAACAAGCGCCAACGCTCTCGCAAAAGCAATGGGGCAGTTATATTGTGCAATATTATTTAGGTCAGTTGTCGCTCACTGAGCTACAACAGCAAGGGGTGGAATTTGCGGAAAAGCAAAAAATGCCTTATGCCGAAGTATTGACCGAAACCTACTTTTATCTAGCAAAACAACAACTCAATTTGGGTCAAAGGGAAAAAGCAGAAACCCTGTTTAAATTGGCCATAGCGAATCAGGTGTATAACTTTGTTGAGTATCGTTTTGCAGTGCTTGAACTGGCGAAATTAAAACGCACGCAAGCACAATAA